The following are encoded in a window of Oceanidesulfovibrio indonesiensis genomic DNA:
- a CDS encoding glycosyltransferase family protein — MNVLTIEGQRLVRDLRALGCTVLDISGSDKRADIHIERPLFFKSLTALLDSRGFRPDVVIWMDQGNLPMVFGLEALDCVVLGYTIDDYCNPWHVPFSACFDAVFVAQRDYVSLFEAENLPRPTRWTPLFCDYERDIDTGADRDIPVSFVGTLNPRNIPDRFPFLESFRKHHPLYTKQGDYRPVFQRSRIVLNQSAIGELNFRVFEALGCGAACLTENTDNGLADIFTIGETMLPPYSKGNVASAESIARKMLARPEELATIAKAGRDLVRSEHTSRSRVAMFLEWAQVLAREGAPARRLAIRQRAAVGVATAMAFIAAELLDPTFARMRQSYENLAQGYTSLWNKL; from the coding sequence ATGAACGTCCTGACCATCGAAGGGCAGCGGCTTGTCCGCGATCTCCGCGCCCTGGGCTGCACCGTGCTCGATATAAGTGGTTCGGACAAACGGGCCGACATCCACATCGAGCGTCCGTTGTTCTTCAAGAGCCTTACCGCACTGCTCGATTCACGCGGCTTCCGGCCGGACGTCGTCATCTGGATGGACCAGGGCAACCTGCCCATGGTCTTCGGCCTGGAGGCCCTGGACTGCGTAGTGCTGGGCTACACCATAGACGACTACTGCAACCCGTGGCACGTTCCGTTCAGCGCGTGCTTCGACGCCGTTTTCGTGGCCCAGCGTGACTACGTGAGCCTGTTCGAGGCCGAGAACCTGCCCCGCCCCACCCGGTGGACCCCGCTTTTCTGCGACTACGAGCGCGACATCGACACCGGCGCGGACCGCGACATCCCCGTCTCCTTCGTGGGCACCCTCAACCCGCGAAATATCCCGGACCGCTTCCCCTTCCTCGAATCATTCAGGAAACACCATCCGCTCTACACAAAGCAGGGCGATTACCGGCCCGTGTTCCAGCGCAGCAGAATCGTGCTCAACCAATCCGCCATCGGCGAGTTGAACTTCCGCGTGTTCGAGGCTTTGGGCTGCGGCGCCGCCTGCCTCACCGAGAACACCGACAACGGCCTGGCCGACATATTCACCATCGGCGAAACCATGCTCCCGCCGTACTCCAAGGGCAATGTGGCGTCTGCCGAAAGCATAGCCAGAAAAATGCTCGCCAGACCCGAAGAGCTCGCAACCATCGCCAAGGCAGGCCGGGACCTTGTACGCTCCGAGCATACCTCTCGCTCCCGTGTGGCCATGTTTCTTGAGTGGGCGCAGGTGCTCGCACGGGAAGGCGCACCGGCCCGCCGGCTCGCCATCAGGCAGCGAGCAGCCGTGGGCGTTGCCACCGCCATGGCCTTCATTGCCGCCGAACTCCTGGACCCAACCTTCGCCAGGATGCGCCAGAGTTACGAGAACCTTGCCCAGGGCTATACTTCGCTCTGGAATAAACTGTAG
- a CDS encoding alpha/beta fold hydrolase, producing the protein MAQDARIRHRTTAIDGLDLFYREAGRNDAPAVLLLHGYPTSSHMFRHVIGPLSASARVLAPDLPGFGFSSSPTVDRYSYTFENLAATIEGFLDAVGVDSFFVYLFDFGAAVGYSLALRHPGRVRGLIVQNGNAHEVGLGPAWASAKAYWADPTEENLAKIPEWRTFEGVREEYLAGMPESARELVPPECWHVDWMQMCRPGNLDAQLALFRDYANHVARFPLIVEFHRRHQPPVLLLWGRHDPFFEFEEVLAYGRALPALEMHVFNSSHFLLETHAAECSELMARFVSATVDSRS; encoded by the coding sequence ATGGCGCAGGACGCACGGATCCGGCATCGCACAACCGCAATCGACGGCTTGGACCTGTTCTATCGCGAGGCGGGGCGAAACGATGCCCCGGCGGTATTGTTGCTGCATGGCTATCCCACGTCCTCGCATATGTTCCGTCACGTCATCGGGCCGCTGAGCGCGTCGGCTCGCGTTCTAGCGCCCGACCTCCCGGGGTTCGGCTTCAGCAGCTCCCCGACCGTGGATCGGTACTCGTATACCTTTGAGAACCTCGCAGCCACAATCGAGGGGTTTCTGGACGCGGTGGGGGTGGACTCGTTCTTCGTCTACCTGTTCGATTTCGGCGCGGCGGTGGGTTATTCCTTGGCGTTGCGCCATCCCGGACGGGTGAGGGGACTCATCGTGCAAAACGGCAACGCCCATGAAGTCGGCCTCGGGCCGGCGTGGGCGTCCGCCAAGGCCTACTGGGCCGACCCCACCGAGGAGAACCTGGCGAAAATACCCGAATGGCGGACGTTCGAGGGAGTCCGCGAAGAGTATCTTGCTGGAATGCCAGAATCGGCGCGCGAGTTGGTGCCCCCGGAGTGCTGGCATGTGGACTGGATGCAGATGTGCCGACCCGGCAACCTCGATGCGCAACTCGCGCTGTTCCGCGACTACGCGAACCATGTCGCCCGGTTCCCGCTGATCGTTGAATTCCATCGGCGACACCAGCCGCCGGTCCTTCTGCTATGGGGCCGGCACGACCCGTTTTTCGAGTTCGAGGAGGTGCTCGCCTACGGCAGGGCGCTGCCTGCGCTGGAAATGCACGTCTTCAACAGCAGCCACTTCCTGCTCGAAACGCACGCCGCCGAGTGTTCGGAACTGATGGCGCGCTTCGTGTCCGCCACCGTCGACAGTCGGTCGTGA
- the hisI gene encoding phosphoribosyl-AMP cyclohydrolase — MTDFTPDFEKMGGLMPTIVQDAASGEVLMLAYMNEESFHKSIETGEAHYWSRSRETLWHKGGTSGHVQKICSMRLDCDSDTLLLLVEQVGGAACHKGYRSCFFRELKDGVCDTCSPMVFDPKEVYK; from the coding sequence CTGACAGATTTCACGCCAGACTTCGAGAAGATGGGCGGCCTCATGCCCACCATCGTGCAGGACGCCGCCTCCGGCGAGGTGCTCATGCTCGCTTACATGAACGAGGAATCCTTCCACAAGAGTATCGAGACCGGCGAGGCGCATTACTGGTCTCGCAGCCGCGAGACGCTTTGGCACAAAGGAGGCACCTCCGGACATGTGCAGAAAATCTGCTCCATGCGGCTCGACTGCGACTCGGACACGCTCCTCTTGCTCGTGGAGCAGGTGGGCGGGGCGGCCTGCCACAAGGGCTACCGCTCCTGTTTCTTCCGGGAGCTCAAGGACGGCGTTTGCGATACCTGCTCCCCCATGGTTTTCGATCCCAAGGAGGTTTACAAATAA
- a CDS encoding elongator complex protein 3 has translation MSPFHSNIATLRHPEPQSTARAPVRPVFLPFAGCPYRCMYCAQDDQTGIHAGAIAPGDLKRELALEFRTRDKPVELAFYGGTFTAIPGELMQAYLDIAASLKKAGLVARVRCSTRPDCLDSQTLDRLARSGVDMVEVGVQSFDDAVLAASGRGYDGVAALRGCEAVHAAGLELGIQLLPGLPAMTPGIFTHDVFATASLAPSVARLYPLLVLEKTPLADKWRAGAFAPWAVEDTVNALAGALPVLWKAGVRVIRTGLAPETDLDAAYLAGPRHPAMGQRVRSLALQRLLEPTLLSIPGPVRLEYPRRFQGELWGHCGELAPAYARLGLHRENTVPHGPPWDGNLFVMSQLPDSAPTR, from the coding sequence ATGTCACCTTTCCACTCCAACATTGCCACCCTGCGACATCCGGAACCGCAGTCTACAGCCCGCGCTCCTGTCCGGCCGGTCTTTCTGCCTTTTGCCGGTTGCCCATACCGCTGCATGTACTGCGCGCAGGACGACCAGACCGGCATCCATGCTGGTGCGATCGCGCCCGGCGACCTGAAACGCGAGCTTGCCCTCGAATTCCGAACTCGTGACAAGCCTGTGGAACTTGCATTTTACGGCGGCACCTTCACGGCCATTCCCGGTGAATTGATGCAGGCCTACCTCGACATTGCCGCTTCGCTGAAAAAAGCGGGCCTGGTCGCACGGGTACGCTGCTCCACCCGGCCGGACTGCCTGGACTCTCAAACCCTCGACCGACTCGCCCGTTCCGGTGTGGACATGGTGGAAGTCGGGGTGCAGTCATTCGACGACGCCGTGCTCGCCGCATCCGGACGAGGATATGATGGCGTGGCCGCCCTCCGCGGCTGCGAGGCTGTGCATGCCGCAGGGCTGGAGCTCGGCATCCAGCTGTTGCCCGGTCTGCCGGCCATGACGCCGGGAATCTTTACCCATGATGTTTTCGCGACGGCCTCACTGGCGCCGTCCGTGGCGCGCCTCTACCCTCTCCTTGTCCTGGAAAAGACGCCTCTTGCCGACAAGTGGCGGGCCGGCGCCTTCGCTCCGTGGGCAGTGGAGGATACCGTGAACGCCCTCGCCGGTGCGCTGCCGGTGCTCTGGAAAGCCGGAGTCCGCGTCATTCGCACCGGCCTCGCCCCTGAGACCGACCTCGACGCCGCGTATCTCGCCGGTCCCCGGCACCCGGCCATGGGGCAGCGGGTCCGCAGCCTTGCCTTGCAGCGTTTACTGGAGCCCACGCTTTTGTCCATTCCAGGGCCTGTACGACTTGAGTACCCCAGACGCTTCCAGGGTGAACTCTGGGGGCATTGCGGTGAGCTCGCGCCGGCGTATGCAAGGCTCGGCCTGCATCGAGAAAACACCGTGCCGCACGGACCGCCGTGGGACGGAAACCTATTCGTCATGAGCCAGCTTCCGGACTCCGCTCCGACTCGTTGA
- a CDS encoding histone-lysine N-methyltransferase, which translates to MSNSGPPDEPALFRDVFPYGAVARTIFDGRLETPAPAAHPYIADSTFRDGQQAAPPYRVEAVVALFDLLHRLGGASGLIRTSEFFLYTERDRHAAEKCLERGYEHPRVVPWIRANERDLALVTGMGFTEACILLSVSDYHIHLKLGTDRARYRDDVLALTEQTLAAGIAPRLHLEDITRADIPYCVGLVQDLAGLAAQGGRPLVVRLCDTLGLGVPYPGATLPRSVPRLVRAFIEDAGIPGENLEFHGHNDLHKAFVNTVTAWLYGAAGASGTLLGFGERTGNAPVEALCLEHVSLTSRDDDCDLSAIPEIARIFEQQLGLTVPGNYPLAGSDVSTTAAGIHAHGLARHPETYAAWDAGALLNRPTRVTLTDRSGLAGVAMWINDRFNLEGAAMVDKTHPGVAAMQQAVVEAYGEGGRGRLTDEELVHITRVALPELFRPPETPAPQGD; encoded by the coding sequence ATGAGCAACTCCGGTCCACCGGATGAGCCGGCGCTCTTCCGGGACGTATTTCCATACGGCGCAGTAGCGCGCACCATTTTCGATGGCCGGCTGGAGACCCCGGCCCCGGCCGCGCATCCATATATCGCCGACTCCACCTTCCGCGACGGGCAGCAGGCCGCGCCCCCGTATCGCGTCGAGGCGGTCGTTGCGCTGTTCGACCTGCTCCACAGGCTTGGCGGCGCGTCCGGACTGATTCGCACCAGTGAGTTCTTTCTGTACACGGAACGGGACCGGCATGCTGCGGAGAAGTGTCTCGAGCGCGGATACGAACATCCGCGCGTCGTGCCCTGGATACGCGCCAATGAACGCGACCTCGCCCTGGTGACGGGTATGGGCTTTACCGAAGCGTGCATCCTGCTCTCGGTCTCGGACTATCACATCCACTTGAAACTTGGCACGGACCGCGCCCGCTACCGCGACGATGTGCTGGCCCTGACCGAACAGACCCTGGCCGCCGGCATTGCCCCCCGCTTGCACCTGGAAGACATCACCCGCGCGGACATCCCGTACTGTGTCGGACTGGTGCAGGACCTGGCTGGGCTCGCCGCCCAGGGAGGCCGGCCCCTGGTGGTGCGGCTCTGCGACACTCTGGGCCTTGGCGTACCCTACCCTGGCGCGACTCTGCCCCGCTCCGTTCCCCGGCTCGTACGCGCGTTCATCGAGGACGCCGGCATTCCCGGCGAAAACCTGGAGTTCCACGGTCATAACGACCTGCACAAGGCGTTCGTCAACACAGTCACGGCCTGGCTGTACGGAGCCGCCGGCGCGAGCGGCACCCTGCTCGGCTTCGGCGAGCGCACGGGCAATGCCCCGGTGGAAGCGCTTTGTCTGGAGCACGTCTCCCTCACCTCGCGGGACGATGATTGCGACCTTTCCGCCATTCCGGAGATTGCCCGAATCTTCGAGCAGCAGCTCGGCCTCACCGTGCCGGGCAATTACCCCCTGGCCGGCAGCGACGTCTCCACCACGGCAGCCGGCATACACGCCCACGGTCTGGCGCGACATCCGGAAACCTACGCAGCCTGGGACGCCGGCGCCCTGCTCAACCGTCCGACCCGCGTGACTCTGACGGACCGCTCCGGCCTGGCCGGCGTGGCCATGTGGATCAATGACCGCTTCAATCTGGAAGGCGCCGCCATGGTGGACAAGACCCATCCCGGCGTGGCCGCCATGCAGCAGGCCGTTGTCGAAGCGTACGGCGAAGGAGGCCGCGGCCGTCTGACCGACGAGGAACTTGTGCACATCACGCGCGTCGCCTTGCCCGAACTCTTCCGGCCTCCGGAAACTCCCGCCCCCCAAGGAGACTGA
- a CDS encoding chemotaxis protein CheW, protein MSDDVKIERNQYLTFTLEDELFALDIFSVREVLEYTSITRVPRTPEYMRGIINVRGNAVPVIDLNMKFGRSKTAQTINTSIIIVEVDLEGESTIIGALADAVQEVFELRDDQIDPTPKMGTSIRTDFIRGMGKHEDGFIMILDIDKVFSSEELSALHNMACGPRPAEAAAE, encoded by the coding sequence ATGAGCGATGACGTCAAGATCGAACGCAACCAATATCTGACATTCACGCTCGAGGACGAGCTCTTCGCCCTCGATATCTTCTCTGTCCGGGAGGTCCTCGAGTACACCAGCATCACACGCGTCCCCCGAACGCCGGAGTACATGCGCGGCATCATCAACGTGCGCGGCAACGCTGTGCCGGTCATCGACCTGAACATGAAGTTCGGACGCTCCAAGACTGCGCAGACCATCAATACATCAATCATTATAGTGGAAGTGGATCTGGAAGGTGAATCCACCATTATCGGCGCACTGGCCGACGCGGTGCAGGAAGTCTTCGAACTCAGGGACGATCAAATCGATCCGACGCCGAAAATGGGCACATCCATTCGCACGGACTTTATCCGCGGCATGGGCAAGCATGAAGACGGCTTCATCATGATCCTCGATATCGACAAGGTCTTCTCATCCGAGGAGTTGTCCGCGCTGCACAACATGGCCTGCGGACCACGCCCGGCCGAAGCTGCGGCCGAGTAG
- a CDS encoding Lon protease family protein, with the protein MPKVKPLPASRLRARLDPKSIPYETSDDIRRSAVADHPPQPRFLEALQLGLSIDDPGYHIFLCGDENMGRTYLMRSYLAPVSRKAETPQDAVYLYNFDDPDKPRIVMLPTGMGRVLKDEIADAVDRVRQEVPASFERDSYLHRRRELLESYQKTRDTLMSEMETQASKKGFNVDMDDEGGVTIYPLVEGKVLSEEDYERLEPSLRNKLKTQGDSLLHAVNDVLRRVSKEDQGFRDKESALDREFVESVLADHFDPLTRTWVKRCPDRGLDEHFDAMRKDLVKNLEQLAPREPSADASPLAGLSLLGAEQSSEDHFSRYDVHVFVDNAATQGAPVVVEDHPTARNLLGSIERESEMGTLVTDFSLIKAGALHRANGGYLILHVEDVLQYQSAWEGLLRSLRSGLARIEETDEGQDQVKTKTLEPAPMPVNCKVVLIGDHNAYEMLLAYDDRFPKLFKIKAHLQEHVWRKSPAVKNFVKSLSRVIDEAGLMPFDRAALAGLVDYASTLAEDQRKISLKTPLVRELMLEANAMARSSGKDLVDVESLARARRAKDYRANLYEEEFLEEYDRELIKVSTRGSAVGRVNGLSVTWFGDYEFGLPHQIACTVGVGDEGVVDLEREADLGGPIHTKAMMILKSYLMGRFAQNKPLVFSGSLCFEQSYARVEGDSASAAELAALLSALAEVPIRLSCAFTGAVSQSGAILAVGGVTRKIEGFFQVCKRRGLDGTQGVLIPEDNRDHLMLDDDVVEAVEAGQFHIWPISTIEQALELLTDMPAGKPLKNGGFSAGSLYARVDKRLAELARLAKQTLPGGRRRNS; encoded by the coding sequence ATGCCCAAGGTTAAACCGTTGCCGGCGAGCCGACTGCGCGCCCGCCTCGATCCCAAATCCATTCCCTATGAAACGAGCGACGACATCCGCCGTAGCGCTGTCGCGGACCATCCCCCGCAGCCGCGCTTCCTCGAAGCCTTGCAGCTGGGTCTGTCCATAGACGATCCAGGCTACCACATCTTTTTGTGCGGCGATGAGAACATGGGCAGGACTTACCTCATGCGGAGCTACCTCGCCCCCGTTTCCCGCAAGGCCGAAACGCCGCAGGACGCTGTATACCTCTATAACTTCGACGATCCGGATAAGCCCAGGATCGTCATGTTGCCCACCGGCATGGGCAGAGTCCTCAAGGACGAGATCGCCGACGCAGTGGATCGCGTGCGCCAGGAGGTGCCGGCGTCCTTCGAACGCGATTCCTACCTGCACCGCCGGCGAGAGCTTCTGGAAAGTTACCAGAAAACGCGCGACACGCTCATGTCCGAGATGGAGACCCAGGCCAGCAAGAAGGGCTTTAACGTCGACATGGATGACGAAGGCGGGGTGACCATCTATCCTTTGGTTGAAGGCAAGGTGCTGTCCGAAGAAGACTATGAGCGCCTCGAACCGTCCCTGCGCAACAAGCTCAAGACCCAGGGCGACTCCCTGCTCCATGCGGTCAACGACGTCCTGCGTCGTGTGAGCAAGGAGGACCAGGGTTTCCGCGACAAAGAAAGCGCGCTCGACCGGGAGTTCGTAGAGTCCGTGCTGGCAGACCACTTCGATCCGCTCACCAGAACGTGGGTGAAACGCTGTCCGGACAGAGGCCTCGACGAGCACTTCGACGCCATGCGCAAGGACCTCGTGAAAAACCTGGAGCAGCTCGCTCCGCGCGAGCCGTCGGCCGACGCGTCGCCCCTCGCCGGCCTTTCCCTTCTGGGGGCGGAGCAGTCCTCCGAGGACCATTTCAGCCGCTATGATGTCCATGTCTTCGTGGATAACGCCGCAACCCAGGGCGCGCCTGTGGTTGTTGAGGACCACCCCACTGCTCGCAACCTGCTCGGCTCCATCGAACGCGAGTCCGAAATGGGCACCCTGGTCACGGACTTTTCGCTCATCAAGGCTGGCGCCCTGCATCGAGCCAACGGCGGATACCTCATTCTTCATGTGGAGGACGTGCTGCAGTACCAGAGCGCCTGGGAAGGATTGCTGCGGTCCCTGCGTTCCGGCCTGGCGCGCATCGAAGAGACCGACGAAGGCCAGGACCAGGTGAAGACAAAGACGCTTGAACCCGCGCCCATGCCTGTGAACTGCAAGGTGGTGCTCATAGGCGACCACAACGCTTACGAAATGCTCCTGGCCTACGACGATCGTTTCCCAAAGCTCTTCAAGATCAAGGCGCACCTGCAGGAACACGTCTGGCGCAAAAGTCCGGCAGTTAAGAACTTCGTCAAATCCCTGTCCAGAGTTATAGACGAAGCCGGACTCATGCCGTTCGACCGCGCCGCTCTGGCCGGCCTGGTGGATTACGCCTCCACCCTTGCCGAGGATCAACGCAAGATCTCCCTGAAAACACCTCTCGTTCGCGAACTCATGCTCGAGGCAAACGCCATGGCCCGCTCCAGCGGCAAAGACCTCGTCGACGTGGAGAGCCTGGCCCGCGCCAGACGCGCCAAAGATTACCGCGCCAACCTCTATGAGGAAGAATTTCTCGAGGAGTACGACCGCGAACTCATCAAGGTCTCCACCCGTGGCAGCGCTGTCGGCCGGGTCAACGGGTTGTCCGTCACCTGGTTCGGGGACTACGAATTCGGCCTGCCGCACCAGATAGCCTGCACCGTGGGCGTGGGCGACGAAGGCGTGGTGGATCTGGAGCGCGAGGCCGACCTGGGCGGTCCCATACATACCAAGGCCATGATGATCCTCAAGAGCTATCTCATGGGCCGCTTTGCCCAGAACAAACCGCTCGTGTTCTCGGGCAGCTTGTGCTTCGAGCAGTCTTACGCCCGAGTGGAGGGAGACTCGGCTTCCGCCGCCGAACTTGCCGCGCTGCTATCCGCTCTTGCTGAGGTGCCCATCAGGCTTTCGTGCGCGTTCACGGGGGCGGTGAGTCAATCCGGCGCCATCCTCGCCGTGGGCGGCGTCACGCGCAAGATCGAAGGGTTCTTCCAGGTCTGCAAACGCCGCGGCCTGGACGGAACCCAGGGCGTGCTCATCCCGGAGGACAACCGCGACCACCTCATGCTCGACGACGATGTGGTCGAGGCAGTGGAGGCCGGACAGTTCCACATCTGGCCCATCTCCACCATCGAGCAGGCGCTGGAGTTGCTCACAGACATGCCGGCCGGCAAGCCCCTGAAAAACGGGGGGTTCTCCGCGGGGTCGCTTTATGCCCGGGTGGACAAGCGCCTCGCCGAGCTCGCCAGGCTCGCCAAGCAGACTCTGCCCGGCGGCAGGCGCCGCAACAGCTAA
- a CDS encoding HIT family protein gives MKRDPDCIFCKIVAGEVPSQKVLETDEVFAFLDIAPVKPGHVLVIPKEHFATLLEMDADLAAPLHKAVRKLAAAAMEATGAQGFNLQVNTHKAAGQLVPHVHYHIIPRHEDDGLTLWSQSPYDNEEAMQSVADKIRATINT, from the coding sequence ATGAAACGCGATCCCGACTGCATTTTCTGCAAGATCGTTGCTGGCGAGGTGCCGAGCCAGAAGGTGCTGGAGACTGACGAAGTCTTCGCATTTCTGGATATCGCGCCGGTCAAGCCCGGCCATGTGCTGGTCATTCCGAAAGAGCATTTCGCAACGCTGCTCGAAATGGATGCCGACTTGGCCGCGCCCCTGCACAAGGCCGTGCGGAAGCTCGCCGCCGCAGCCATGGAGGCGACCGGAGCGCAGGGCTTCAATCTGCAGGTAAACACGCACAAGGCGGCCGGGCAACTTGTGCCGCATGTCCATTACCATATCATTCCCAGGCACGAGGACGACGGTCTCACCCTGTGGAGCCAGAGTCCGTACGACAACGAGGAGGCCATGCAGAGCGTGGCCGACAAGATTCGCGCAACCATCAATACCTAA
- a CDS encoding integration host factor subunit alpha — MSSKTLTKADIVDAIYEKTQRNRAEVKAIVESLLGIMKQAIKKDHALLISGFGKFEAYDKKARKGRNPQTDETITLPPRKVVVFRLSRKFRSELNNS; from the coding sequence ATGAGCAGCAAGACCCTGACCAAAGCCGACATCGTCGATGCCATCTACGAGAAAACTCAGCGCAATCGCGCCGAGGTGAAGGCCATCGTGGAATCCCTGCTGGGCATTATGAAGCAGGCTATCAAAAAAGACCATGCGCTGCTCATTTCGGGCTTCGGCAAATTCGAGGCGTACGATAAAAAAGCGCGCAAAGGTCGGAACCCGCAAACGGATGAGACCATCACTTTGCCGCCGCGCAAGGTTGTGGTGTTCCGGCTTTCCCGCAAGTTCCGTTCAGAACTCAACAACAGCTGA
- the hisG gene encoding ATP phosphoribosyltransferase: MAAQPKLKLGIPKGSLQDATIKLFERSGWKIRQHHRNYFPEVNDDDLTLSMCRAQEMSRYVEDGTLDAGLTGKDWILENSSDVVEVADLVYSKVSNRPARWVLAVAGDSPYKRPEDLKGKKIATELKNFTQQYFDKAGIPVDVEFSWGATEAKVVEGLADAIVEVTETGTTIKAHGLRIIAELLQTNTKLIANKDAWNDPWKREKIETLNLMLQGALCAEKLVGLKMNVPEDKMDAIMEKLPALTSPTVAHLYNTTWLSIEIVVDESAVRDLIPELKRLGAEGIIEYSLNKVI; this comes from the coding sequence ATGGCCGCGCAACCAAAGCTCAAACTCGGCATCCCCAAGGGCTCTCTCCAGGACGCCACCATCAAGTTGTTCGAACGGTCCGGCTGGAAGATTCGCCAGCACCACCGGAACTATTTCCCCGAGGTCAATGACGACGACCTCACCCTCTCCATGTGCCGCGCGCAGGAGATGTCCCGCTACGTGGAGGATGGCACCCTGGACGCCGGCTTGACCGGCAAGGACTGGATTCTTGAAAATTCCTCGGACGTGGTGGAGGTGGCCGACCTGGTTTACTCCAAGGTTTCCAACCGCCCGGCCCGCTGGGTGCTGGCCGTTGCCGGCGACTCCCCCTACAAGCGCCCCGAGGACCTCAAGGGAAAGAAGATAGCTACCGAACTGAAGAACTTCACTCAGCAGTATTTCGACAAAGCCGGCATTCCGGTGGATGTGGAATTCTCCTGGGGCGCCACTGAGGCCAAAGTTGTTGAAGGTCTGGCCGACGCCATCGTGGAAGTCACTGAGACCGGCACCACCATCAAAGCGCACGGTCTGCGCATCATCGCCGAATTGTTGCAGACCAACACGAAACTCATCGCCAACAAGGACGCCTGGAACGATCCGTGGAAGCGCGAGAAGATCGAGACCCTGAACCTCATGCTTCAGGGCGCGCTCTGTGCTGAAAAGCTCGTGGGTCTGAAGATGAACGTGCCCGAGGACAAGATGGACGCCATCATGGAGAAGCTGCCGGCGCTCACCTCGCCAACGGTGGCGCATCTTTACAACACCACCTGGCTGTCCATCGAGATTGTTGTGGACGAAAGTGCGGTGCGCGACCTCATTCCGGAGCTTAAACGCCTCGGCGCCGAGGGGATTATCGAGTACTCACTGAACAAGGTCATCTAG
- a CDS encoding septal ring lytic transglycosylase RlpA family protein: MHRSPRLPRTPTLIVLLALCLLAASCGSKQVSSSAPKQQKSGTYNKATQRPYTIKGQTYHPIPSADGFVEEGLASWYGHPFHGRKTSNGEVYDMNKMTAAHKILPMNTNVRVQDLTTGRSVDVRINDRGPFVRARVIDLSREAAKRLGILEKGTARVRVTALSDVPQYRDGDMTGRFYVQIGSFTVRQNADRLLAQIRSRYPGSRIQYAVVGGMSFWRVQAGTFSSLRAAERQRDVLESGYPQCFVIAE, from the coding sequence ATGCATCGATCCCCCAGACTGCCCCGAACACCGACCCTCATCGTACTGCTTGCGCTCTGCCTCCTCGCTGCGTCGTGCGGCTCCAAGCAGGTCTCGTCCTCGGCGCCCAAGCAACAGAAATCCGGCACGTACAACAAAGCAACCCAGCGCCCATACACCATCAAGGGGCAAACGTATCATCCCATTCCGTCCGCCGACGGTTTTGTGGAGGAAGGGCTCGCGTCCTGGTACGGCCACCCCTTCCACGGCCGCAAGACTTCCAACGGCGAAGTCTACGACATGAACAAGATGACCGCTGCGCACAAAATCCTGCCCATGAACACCAACGTGCGGGTGCAGGATCTGACCACGGGCAGATCGGTGGACGTGCGCATCAACGACCGCGGCCCTTTCGTGCGCGCGCGGGTCATTGACCTCTCGCGTGAGGCAGCCAAGCGGTTGGGAATTCTGGAAAAAGGCACTGCCCGCGTCCGGGTGACCGCGCTGAGCGACGTGCCACAGTACAGAGATGGCGACATGACCGGCCGCTTCTATGTGCAGATAGGCTCGTTCACCGTGCGGCAAAACGCCGACAGGCTGCTGGCCCAGATACGTTCGCGTTACCCGGGCAGCCGCATCCAGTACGCCGTGGTGGGCGGGATGTCATTCTGGCGCGTACAGGCCGGCACATTCTCGAGTCTGCGCGCGGCCGAACGCCAGCGCGACGTGCTGGAATCCGGTTACCCGCAGTGCTTCGTTATCGCGGAATAG